The region ATCATTACGTGAGTTAGAGATTCGTTTTTGAATGCTCCCACCAGTTACTCCGATCTTGTGAATCAATTCACGATTTTCTTCGATAATTGGCAACTTTGATTTACTCCGTAAAACATAAATAGTGCCACTTGACTCATCTCCATCTTTAACAAGGTTGTCAAAAAGTGGGCCCAGAATAGGATTAGTAACAAGTCTTGCTGTTTCATCCATTGTCAATGCACGCTGCAATGAACGCAGAAGCATCCTGCTTTCAGTGCCATTATCAAAAACGATATATAGACGAGCATCTCTGATGCCATATTCTTGAATAAATGGTTCGCCAACGTCAGCTATATAAGCTGTTTGACCATTAAGAACAAAAAACTGTCCTTGATTAATTTCCGGCGTTTTCTTTAGAGATACAGATTCCCTAATGCCTTTTTTAATATCACGTTGAATATTATCAAAAAGGTTCCTATATTTTTCGAAATCCGAGCATGGCTCCCTTTTAGCAAACTCTTCAGCCACACGTCTATCTTCATTAGAGCGCACATGCCGAAGAAGAGTCAGGTTTGACACTTCAGGCGATATATTTAATTTTGCAAGCAACTCTGAATCATCAAGTTCCTGATTGTTTTCAACATAGTTTTTAACAGCTTTTACATCTAACAAACCCTGATAATCAAAAGTCCTCAACACACTCTTAAACTCCTCACTTTCTTTCAAGACACTTAATCTGATCGCATACAGCCTCTCAAAGATGTCTCTATCTTCTAGATTTTCAGGTGCTCTATTAAATTCTTCATGAAATTTTTGAATTTCTTTGAAACCATTAATAATTTGCTCCTCTCGAAGTGTCTGTGAAGAATTTGACTTCTTCACAACCTCTACACCTAATAAATCAAGAAGTTCTTTATTTGTGGGTTCAGTCATCTATTTTCTCTGATTCTTTTTTCTGTAAAAAAGCAATACCTTCAGCCATTCTTTTCTCCCAAGGATCAGCTGATGTAATAGATGGCAATCTATTTCTTTCTTTTTGAAATTTAATTGCTCGTAAAGTTAGATCTCGAGCCTCCTCATTTGTTAGAGAAATTCTCTTAGAAGAAATAATGGCATGAATTTGCCTCAAACTTTCCTCACTCATTGATTTAGATAGAATTGAGTAAGCCCCTCCAAAGGGATTTATTCGATCAATTAAATCAATATTTAACTCATTGACATCAGTAACAAATTTTCTAACCCCATTAATTAATGCCATATTAGTTCTTTCACTATTGCTATCTGCATCTAGGGTGCTTTGCCCATTCGCAATTTCTTTTGCTTTTTGAGTAATATTCATCATGGCAACAACTTGTTGGCGAACTGCCTCTTGATCATCATCATCAAGCTCAGGATATCTTTTTTGAATAATCTTTCCCATTCGTACTTGAGTTAATTCTTCCGGTACCAATTCTTCATCAAATAAACCTCTCTCTATTGATGTGGGGTCCTGAACGAAGGCAGCAACCAATTCATTTAAGTCATTCTCACAAATCCTTTTTGCGGCATTACTCTTTGGTTGTTTTAAACCATTAATTTCTATTTCAAACTGTCCAGTTTCATCATTGAAGCCAACATTTTCTTTGTTCTGGTCATAGCCACCTTCTCCATAATCGTAGCCTTCTTGAGGACTACTAGTTGAAGTTTTCGACTTAAAATTAAAACAAGGAGCAAGAACCTGTTCCATTAACAAACTAGCAGCAATAGCTTTTAAAGTATCGTTAACAGCCTCTGCCACTTTTTGTTCAGAGGCATCTGGTTCAGCTATTAAATTAGTAAATTTTGCTCTAGTTTTTCCCGGTGCATCCCTTGTTGCTCGTCCAATAATTTGTACAACCTCAGTAAGACTTGCACGATAACCAACCGTAAGTGCATGCTCACACCAGATCCAATCAAAACCTTCTTTGGCCATTCCTAGAGCAATAATTATATCTACATGATTTCGATTTTGTTTTTGAGTCGGATCTTTTAGTGAAGCTACTATTTGATCACGTTTACTTGCTTCATCGTCTACCAAATCAGCTATACGAAGAATGTACCCATTCTTTTGCTTCACAAGATGAAAACCTGTTTGATCATCAGTTCCTTGCCATTCTCCAAGTTCTTCAAGTATGTGATCAACTTCTCTGAGCTTATCCTTAGTGCTTTCCCTAGAGTTAACAGAAGGAATATGTAGAATCGTTTTTTCTTCTGGATTTAAAACCTTAAGAATATCATCTGCATATTTACCTGAATAGAAAAAATATCCGATATCTAGTTTTTTAAGATATTCATAGCCATTAAGCTGCTCATAATATGTATAAGTAACATTTTCGAACTTCTCTTCATCTTCAGGCATTAGAACTGGTTCTGCATCTCCCCGAAAATATGAACCTGTCATCGCAACAATATGTACCCGATCACGATCTATAAATTTTGCGAGATGATTACCTAATTTGTTCTCAGGATTTGCTGAAACATGATGAAATTCGTCGATAGCAATTAAACGTCTATCAAAAACTTCACAACCAAATTCATCTACTGCGAATCGGAAAGTCGAATGCGTCGTTACTAGAACAGGATCATCACTATTAAGAAATGCTTTGACTGCTTTAACTTTTCCACCTTCTGTCGCCGGAGAATCACATAAATTCCACTTGGGAACGACCTTCCAATCTGAAAAGAAACCATTGAGACTCAAAGGTTCATCATGAAAACTTGCACCTATTGAACGCTCAGGAACAACAATAATAGCTTGTTTTATTTCCTGATTATGTAGCTTATCAAGTGCAATAAACATCAAAGCTCGACTCTTCCCAGAAGCAGGTGGAGATTTAATAAGTAAATATTGTTCACCTCTTTTCTCATAAGCACGCTCCTGCATTGGACGCATACCGAGTTCGTTTACTTGAGTAGATTTACCCGTTCGAGAATAGTTAACAGAAACAGATGGGATATTTATTGTTGTCATAAATTTTTCAGATTTTATTATTCAATTTTCTAGAGTATAAATGAAATAATTTCTCTAGTCGCTCAGTATCATTTTTAAATTGGCGACCTATATAAATTCGTTCTAAAATCTCATCATTTTGTTTATGAGCATTTATCAAGTTATTGGGCATTCTCTCAGGATCATAAAGTTCTGCAATTGTCTTCGGAAAATGTATTTCACGAGCTAGAAGTATCTCCTCAGCACTACGAGTCAAATCCAGCATATTCTTTTCGGTTAATTTTGGGACATAAAAAGTATTCCAGCCAAGGGTATTAGAGTACGAAAAATCAGTTCTCATTCTGACGCATACCGTTGCTATCCAAAGCCAATGTAATCGAGAGGAAATAATTGCAATATTCCATAAAGGTGCATCATGTATTGCAAAATTTCTATCTCCAATAATTATTCCATTTTCTGCAATTCCAACTGGTAGGTAATCTCTATTCTCAGAACTTACTCTTGGAATTACTATTGATCTTTCTGATCCAGCCTGACGAACCTCCCCAAAAAGATAAGGAGTTTTTGCTAGTTTTTTTGTAGTAGGCCTATCTGAAGCAGTTCTTTTTTCCCTAACCTGTTCAAATCGATACATCAACCATTGATTTTTTTTGGCGTCTTCATAATCATCATCATTTACCCAAATGCAATAACGTAATTTACCTTTAATAAACTCGTCTGAGCCTAAAAAGCGTCTTATATATTTTGGATTAACTCCATACTTGGCTCTTGCCTCTTTAACTTCACTCTCATTTAAGAGTAAAAAGCCACCTTCATTAGGCATATTCCCAAATCTCATTTCACTAAGACCATTGATGGGTTTAGCCTCTGAGTGCACAATGACATCAGGTGCATTAATTAGATAAGCATTTATATTTTCACAATGTTTTTGAACAGTTACATCATTTTCATCATTGTAAAAAAGTATACGTAATGGAACGGGCTTTTTGGTTATCCCAACAATAACTACAGTTACACCAGCATTATGACTCGCTAAATTGCTCCACTTAAAACTCCTATGAGCGAAAAATATTTTGGAAGAAGTATTAGCAATTAAAGTCCAAAGATTTTCAACCTGTCTTCCTTGACAAATTGAATTTGTCGAGACGAAGGCTGCCGCTGCGTTCTTATGACAACAGAATATTGCAGCTTTCATAAACCAACCAGATACATAATCAAGAGACTTCCATTTTTTTGTTCTCCCCTCAAAAACTTGTTGTAAATCATACTTTTGATCTTTACTTTGCCATTGACTACCACGATATGGAGGGTTCCCACAGATATAAATTTCCCCACCCTTATTATCAAAATCAATTTCCGCCTGATCAAGTGGGGTACTAAATAAATCATCCGAATGCAACTTGACAGAGGAACCTGAAGGTGGACAAAGGCTCACCCAATCAAGTCTCAATGCATTACCACATGTGATCCAATTGTTCGCCTCAAGAGGAAGAAACTCAGCGAGAGCCTCTTTCTGACCAAGGTAGTTAACATTACATTGATATTCAGAAATGATTAGTGCTAGTCGAGCAATTTCAGAAGTGAAGCTTCTTATTTCAATCCCCCTGAAGTTTGTCAATGGGATTTCAGATTTTCGACCAACTTCTTTTCGCCGACAATTGATTATGTCTTCAATTCTCCTCAGCTCTTTATAGGCAATTACAAGAAAATTTCCAGAACCACAAGCTGGATCAAAAATTCTTATTTTAGAAATTCTATTCCGAATGTTTGCAAGCTTTCTCTCATTATCGCCCGCTAATTTAAGCTTATTGTGTAGATCATCCAAAAAAAGTGGGTTTAAGACCTTCAAGATATTTGGCACACTTGTGTAGTGCATACCTAAGAAACCTCTTTCCTCGTCTTCTGCAACGGCCTGAATCATGGAGCCAAAAATATCTGGGTTAATTTTCTTCCAGTCAAGGTTCCCTATATGTATCAAGTAAGAGCGTGCAATCTTGCTAAAAAGAGGGACCTCAACACTCTCAGAGAAAAGCCCCCCATTAACATATGGAAAAGCCTCTGCCCATCTAGGAAGATTGGCGTTAATCCGCATCTTCTTCGGAATGTTCATCGATCTAAAAATTTCCGAAATAATTTGATGAGTATTTGAAGAATCACTCTCACTCATCTGTTCAACAGTATTTGTAAATGAAAGCGTTTCTCCGAAAATATCAGTGTCTTCAGCAAAGAAACAAAATATAAGTCTTGCAAGGAAATGATTAATTTCTTTTCTTCTCTCAGATGTTGCCCAATCAGGATTATCTTTAATTAACTCAATATAAAGCTTGTTTAGTCTTCCTGTAGCCCTTATATCAAAAGAACTTTCGCAAATCTGTTTAACATTTGATATACCGGCTAATGGAAGAAAAAAACCAAAATAATTCGAAAAATCCTTATAGTTACAAACTATTGTCTCGCCAGATCTACAGTCCTCGGCCTCAAATGTCTCTCCATCAGTTGCTAAGACAAATTTCGACTTACTTTTAGAAGTGGAAGGACTTGTTTTGAGCTCTTCTAGAGTCTTAGGCACCTCTCCTAACTGACATATAGAAATATGAATATTATTCCTGAGCAAAACCCCACCCAAATCAGATTTATTGGAGGATCCACTTCGCAACTTCTTTAATGTAGTGCTTTTAAATCCAAATGCTTCCAGAAAAGAATAAGCAAAAGTATCCCTACAAAATGGTTGAGCTGAAAGATCTGTAATCGCTTCTTCTATCTCGACAGCATTCATTAAAGACTTATTTCTTATTTCTAAACTATAAACAGCTATTTTAAATCAAACATCCTAAAAAATTTTTTTTGATAAAAGTGAAACCAAAACAGACATAGTCAAAGCAAGTACATAAATCACTAATAGTACATTCGACCTCTTGCTAGCCCATTCAAGATATTGCATGATCAGGAACCAACTCACAAATCGGAACACCATCTAATGATGTCCCGATGGGAAGCGAAATACCAGTTCCTTGGTCAAACAGAGTAGACCAGAGATTCATCTATTCGAATTGAATTGATTTTTCGCTAAATACGACTCCTCACAATTGAATCCAATGAAAGTTCTATCTCGCATAGGTGCTTTACCTCTTCATGCGGTTGAAATTATTCGTCGCACACCTCCTCTTGTTTTTGCCACGACAGTTTTATCAGTTGGTGGACTTATAGGATTTATAAGCGCATCAAAAATCTTGGTCGATGGACTCAGGCCTCCTGTGAATTACATCACGGTAACTGGAGCAAGTACAGAGCCGATAGAAAGTGACATCGCAAAGTGGGACATCAAAGTGCAGGCAGAAGGGAAATCACAACTGAAATCATTTACAAAGCATCAGGAATCCATAAGAAAAACTATCGAGTTTCTTAATCGCAATGGAGTTCGAACAAATGACTCTCAATCGCTAGCTTTACTACCTGCTTCGACATCCGAGGTGAAAACGAAAAATTCAAAAACAGGTGAAATTATTTCCACAAAATGGGTCACTACTCAATGGATAGAAATTGAAAGTGATGATGTTTTTAATATTGATAAGACATATCGAAAAGTGAGTGAACTTCTTGGCCAAGGAGTCCTTGTAAAGCCTAATCGACCCAAATTCACATATACAAAGCTTGCAGCAAAACGAGTCGATATGCTTTCTAAAGCAACTAAAGATGCACGAACACGAGCAGAGGCAATTGTCCAGCAAGCAGGTTCAAGTCTTGGCACTGTGAAGAAAGTTGATACTGGTGTCTTTCAGATCACTGTCCCAAACTCAACAAAGGTCAGCAGCTGGGGCTCTTACGACACAACCACGATCAAAAAAGATATTACGGCCGTCATGGGAGTCACTTTCATCGTCGAATAAAACCTATTTTTTTAAACCCCTATCACTGAAAAGTCCATGTGCTTAGATCCCGACGTCTGGGAGGAGTGCTACCAAGACACATTAGCCCTCTCATACGAACAACTAATTGACCTAGATCAGCATTATCAACAACATGGTGAATCTTCTATTGATAACGAGTTTCATCACATCGTGAAGCTGGTCATGAAAGAAAAAGCAACTCAAATAAAAAGTCTAGAAAAGTCTCTATTTCTATCTGTTTCTAAGAAAAACCTATTCCTAAAACTTGGAAATATTGTGAAAAGTTTTGTTTGGATCTTTTCTCGAAAAGATCCCTATTGGAATGCAAAAAGGGATCCAGTGGAAGACGACGTTTCCTCTTACTGCATTTTGCCTGTAGATGACGTATGGAACTTATAAAGAACCAATTAGATCATTTATCAAAAAACAATTTTCTATTAATTAATCAAGGTCTGCTGCTATGCCCAGAAAAAAACTCATCAGGATCAATTCTTCACACTTTCAATCGCTATTCAAAGCTATCTATTCCTTTTTTAAATCCTTTGGTAAATACCATTCTTATCAATGGCAAAAAGAGCAGAAAGAACAGGTTATAGATTTACCCCCAATAAAAAAAGAAAGGATAGTCAGCACTGAGAGGCCTAATGACTGTTCAAAGTGTGGTCATGGACCTCTTGCGGAAATTCTTTACGGTCTACCAGATTTCAAAGATCCAGAATTTCAAAGGGCACAAGCAGCAGGAGAAATCACTTGCGGTGGATGCTGCATTACTGGGATGGAAGCAAAATGGCAATGCGTTGAATGTGGCCAAAAAGTTTGGCAGCCTCCTCTATGGCATGAGAAACAGGCATTAGCAAGATACAGCTCTTCTTATAGAAAACGATTATTCGAGGAAACCATGAAAGCAAATGGATTTCAAAAGAAAGAAATGTCTTAGCTAATTCTTTCGATTTCTTTGGTTATAAGAACTATCAGCAGCAAGACCGCAAAGATGAATCAAAGCTCGTGCATTACTAGCAACAGATCCTGTGCGTCCCAAAACAAGACTTTTCTGAATAGCGCTTTGCAAGTTTGCCACTAATTGGGCTGTGATTTGTGGCCTGCTTAAATC is a window of Prochlorococcus marinus subsp. marinus str. CCMP1375 DNA encoding:
- a CDS encoding SIMPL domain-containing protein; the protein is MKVLSRIGALPLHAVEIIRRTPPLVFATTVLSVGGLIGFISASKILVDGLRPPVNYITVTGASTEPIESDIAKWDIKVQAEGKSQLKSFTKHQESIRKTIEFLNRNGVRTNDSQSLALLPASTSEVKTKNSKTGEIISTKWVTTQWIEIESDDVFNIDKTYRKVSELLGQGVLVKPNRPKFTYTKLAAKRVDMLSKATKDARTRAEAIVQQAGSSLGTVKKVDTGVFQITVPNSTKVSSWGSYDTTTIKKDITAVMGVTFIVE
- a CDS encoding Zn-ribbon protein — protein: MPRKKLIRINSSHFQSLFKAIYSFFKSFGKYHSYQWQKEQKEQVIDLPPIKKERIVSTERPNDCSKCGHGPLAEILYGLPDFKDPEFQRAQAAGEITCGGCCITGMEAKWQCVECGQKVWQPPLWHEKQALARYSSSYRKRLFEETMKANGFQKKEMS
- a CDS encoding class I SAM-dependent DNA methyltransferase; its protein translation is MNAVEIEEAITDLSAQPFCRDTFAYSFLEAFGFKSTTLKKLRSGSSNKSDLGGVLLRNNIHISICQLGEVPKTLEELKTSPSTSKSKSKFVLATDGETFEAEDCRSGETIVCNYKDFSNYFGFFLPLAGISNVKQICESSFDIRATGRLNKLYIELIKDNPDWATSERRKEINHFLARLIFCFFAEDTDIFGETLSFTNTVEQMSESDSSNTHQIISEIFRSMNIPKKMRINANLPRWAEAFPYVNGGLFSESVEVPLFSKIARSYLIHIGNLDWKKINPDIFGSMIQAVAEDEERGFLGMHYTSVPNILKVLNPLFLDDLHNKLKLAGDNERKLANIRNRISKIRIFDPACGSGNFLVIAYKELRRIEDIINCRRKEVGRKSEIPLTNFRGIEIRSFTSEIARLALIISEYQCNVNYLGQKEALAEFLPLEANNWITCGNALRLDWVSLCPPSGSSVKLHSDDLFSTPLDQAEIDFDNKGGEIYICGNPPYRGSQWQSKDQKYDLQQVFEGRTKKWKSLDYVSGWFMKAAIFCCHKNAAAAFVSTNSICQGRQVENLWTLIANTSSKIFFAHRSFKWSNLASHNAGVTVVIVGITKKPVPLRILFYNDENDVTVQKHCENINAYLINAPDVIVHSEAKPINGLSEMRFGNMPNEGGFLLLNESEVKEARAKYGVNPKYIRRFLGSDEFIKGKLRYCIWVNDDDYEDAKKNQWLMYRFEQVREKRTASDRPTTKKLAKTPYLFGEVRQAGSERSIVIPRVSSENRDYLPVGIAENGIIIGDRNFAIHDAPLWNIAIISSRLHWLWIATVCVRMRTDFSYSNTLGWNTFYVPKLTEKNMLDLTRSAEEILLAREIHFPKTIAELYDPERMPNNLINAHKQNDEILERIYIGRQFKNDTERLEKLFHLYSRKLNNKI
- a CDS encoding GIY-YIG nuclease family protein encodes the protein MTEPTNKELLDLLGVEVVKKSNSSQTLREEQIINGFKEIQKFHEEFNRAPENLEDRDIFERLYAIRLSVLKESEEFKSVLRTFDYQGLLDVKAVKNYVENNQELDDSELLAKLNISPEVSNLTLLRHVRSNEDRRVAEEFAKREPCSDFEKYRNLFDNIQRDIKKGIRESVSLKKTPEINQGQFFVLNGQTAYIADVGEPFIQEYGIRDARLYIVFDNGTESRMLLRSLQRALTMDETARLVTNPILGPLFDNLVKDGDESSGTIYVLRSKSKLPIIEENRELIHKIGVTGGSIQKRISNSRNDPTYLMAEVNIVGEFKLYSINRTKLEHLIQSIFAPAKLNIKIKDRFGRPYSPQEWFLVPLIEIESAIEKIKDRTILNFQYDPSKAKLVEC
- a CDS encoding DEAD/DEAH box helicase, giving the protein MTTINIPSVSVNYSRTGKSTQVNELGMRPMQERAYEKRGEQYLLIKSPPASGKSRALMFIALDKLHNQEIKQAIIVVPERSIGASFHDEPLSLNGFFSDWKVVPKWNLCDSPATEGGKVKAVKAFLNSDDPVLVTTHSTFRFAVDEFGCEVFDRRLIAIDEFHHVSANPENKLGNHLAKFIDRDRVHIVAMTGSYFRGDAEPVLMPEDEEKFENVTYTYYEQLNGYEYLKKLDIGYFFYSGKYADDILKVLNPEEKTILHIPSVNSRESTKDKLREVDHILEELGEWQGTDDQTGFHLVKQKNGYILRIADLVDDEASKRDQIVASLKDPTQKQNRNHVDIIIALGMAKEGFDWIWCEHALTVGYRASLTEVVQIIGRATRDAPGKTRAKFTNLIAEPDASEQKVAEAVNDTLKAIAASLLMEQVLAPCFNFKSKTSTSSPQEGYDYGEGGYDQNKENVGFNDETGQFEIEINGLKQPKSNAAKRICENDLNELVAAFVQDPTSIERGLFDEELVPEELTQVRMGKIIQKRYPELDDDDQEAVRQQVVAMMNITQKAKEIANGQSTLDADSNSERTNMALINGVRKFVTDVNELNIDLIDRINPFGGAYSILSKSMSEESLRQIHAIISSKRISLTNEEARDLTLRAIKFQKERNRLPSITSADPWEKRMAEGIAFLQKKESEKIDD